CTCTGAAGGAGGCAGGACGGAGCGTGCGACCGGCCGACTGCAATACCACTATGACACGCCTTCTAATGGGCGATTCTTCGCCGATGCCTACTTGATGTACTACAAGTTTGACCTTTGGACCAATTTCACGTTTTTTCTGGATGACCCGGTGAACGGCGACGGCATCCATCAATATGATCAGCGGTACATGTATGGCGGGAATCTGGGGTATCAGCAGGCAGGAGAACTCTTGGGCATTCCCAGTGCTGCGACGGCGGGGTTCCAGGTCCGCGCTGATAGTATCTCCAATATCCGACTCGGGACACAAACGACGCGTGTTCCTACTGGGACCATTGTGCAGAGTGCGGTTGAGGAAGCGTCCTACTCGCCTTATGTGAAGCTGGAGCTGCAGCCGCTGCCCTGGATGCGGTTAGTAGGCGGTATCCGTGCCGACTACTTCACGTTCGATGTCACAAATCTCTGCGACACCTGCCCTCAACAGCCGGCCGGCAGCAAGGCCTCGGGCCAGGTCAGTCCGAAGGCCAACTTGATCCTGGGTCCATGGTTCAATACCGAACTCTTTGTCAACTATGGCACCGGGTTCCACAGTAACGATGCGCGGTCCACAGTCGCGGGTGCGAGCACGCCTCTCGCTAGGGCGCAAGGCACAGAGGTAGGTGTGCGGTCGAGACCCTGGGGTCCGGAGCGGCTGGAATTGCTCGCAACGTTCTGGTGGTTGAATATCAACTCCGAACTCGTGTTCGTGGGAGATGCAGGCACCACCGAGGCTCGTGGGCCCACTAGACGTTACGGGGTGGAAGTAGGGGCGCGTGGACAGGTCTACGGACCATTTTATGTGAACGGCAGCTTCACCTGGACCCATGCCGAATTCAAAGACGGACTCGCCATTCCGTTGGCGCCTGACTTAACCGCGTTCACGGCATTGATCATGCGATGGCCGGAGGGTCTCTCCTCGCAGATACAAATGACCTATCTCGGAGTGAGGAACTTGACCGAGGATCGTTCGGTCAAAGCGCCATCGTGGACCGTCTTTGATTTGACCGAACGGTATCAGTTGCCGATCAAGCTCTCCCATGGGCGTCTTGAAGCCTTTATGTTTGTCCAGAACCTTTTCGATTCCACCTGGGAGGGGGCTACGTATGCATTCGCATCCCGTCTGTCCGGCGAGCCGGCGGGCGGAGTGCAGGACGTCCACTTCGTGCCGGGCAATCCACGCTTTTTTATGGGCGGCGTCGCATGGTACTTCTAGTAGACCGCTGAAAACGACTTCCAACTGCGTTCTCGTCTCGAAAGCATCCTCAACGTACCCGAGAGGGTACGCCTCCGGTGCTTTCTTTGCCTGCGGCCTTGTTGGAAGATCGTTTTGAGCGGTCTATAGTGAAGCCATATGAAGACCAAGCCAAGAATTCTTCCGCGCATCTATTTCAATCGTCCGACGCTTATGGTCGCACGGTCGTTGATCGGCAAGTATCTCGTTCGGGCGATCGATGGCCGTACACTCGCGGGTAAAATTGTCGAAGTGGAGGCCTATGTGGGACAGGAGGACAAAGCCTGCCATGCGTCGAAAGGGAGAACGCAGCGAACGGATGTCATGTTTGGTCCAGGAGGGGTTGCCTACGTCTACCTCATCTATGGGATGTACCATTGTCTGAATGTTGTGACTGAGCGGGATAAATTCCCCGCAGCCGTCTTGATCAGAGCGGTTGAAATAAATGGAGCATTGATCGATGGACCGGGACGGCTCTGTCGGGCGATGCAGATCGATCGAGGCCTCAACCGTGCGGATCTTACGACCGGAGAATTGATCTGGTTCGAGGATCGAGGGGAACTAATGAAGAGAGGTGATGTGGGGATCCATCCTCGAATCGGTGTCGACTATGCAGGCGAGTGGGCCAAGAAACCCTGGCGATTCCGGTTGCGTACGATGACCGCTCTCGCTCGGACCGGGCACAGAAATAAACAGGGAGGGGCCGGATAGGTCCGACACCTCCCTGTTGCAGCCAGTTGAGGGCTTGACTATTCGATCTTCCGATCGCCGGAAATCTTTGTGGCCGAGGTTACCGGAGGAGCAATCTTGATCTGTGGCCCCTGCACGGTCGGCAGCTGACCTGCTCCCTGGCCTTTGGTAATCCGCTCATTGTCTGTTTTCATCAGATTCTGCTGGACGTGGGTGTCGTCGTGCGCGGCGGCCTTGAGCTCGGCTTTTTCACCACTGGCGTTAGTCTGGCCAGGATCGTTGGCAGTCGGCTGGCCTGTCACAGGACTCCCGCTGTTCTTCATCGGGTAGCCTTCATGTTTGGGGAGGAGCGATGGATTCGCCGAGGCCATTGATAGGGCAAAGAGGACACCGGAGACAGTGGCAACAGTGCCGATGATGAGCTTCATACGCCTACTCCTTTGAATAGTTAAATGGTAGCAGGAGGACATACATTTTCAACGTCAAGGTCGAATCAAGTGGGGAAGATCATAGCCAGGATGGGGTGTGTCTGTCAAAGGGAGAATGGAAGGGGAGTGGCCAGGTGCCCTTCTTGCTCGCAGAGCCCCCACGATGAAACAGTGGTCGCTCGATGCGCGCAGTAAAGGGCAACCTAGGCCGCTCCCCTTGGGGGCACAGTGGGGGGGGGATGAAAAGGGTTGGATGGGTGGTCTGTTGGCCTCCTTTGCTCGCGCCACGCGCACGATAAGGGGATGGAGGGACACCCCTGTTGGTCCTGTGCTCCCGGAACGCGCGCCCCCTGAGAAGGGCCTCGTTCGACGGCCGCACGTAAACCAACAGGGGTGTCCTTCCACGAGACAAAAAGAGGCAAGCGTTGCGCGCAATCGAGGGTCGACCAGGCGACCCTTGAAAATGTCATGGGGAATTGAAAGAACACATGCAGTGGAAGATTAATCAGCCCCCATCCCTGAAGAGACGACGAGCGAGCTTGGAGGGAGTATTTAGACAAGCTACCTCAAAAAATTCGTTCTGAAATTGGGTACAGGTCGATTTTCTGCGTGATATCAATTATTCTCTGGCCTGTTCAAACATGAACTGCCTTGGACAGTGCAGCAAGAAGGCGGAGAGATGAAGCCCCAGAAATCCAAATTCGATGGCCTGGCGCGGCTGCTTAAGCGCATAGGGGGGAGCAGGGTACTGCCCGCGGCCTTGGAAGAGCGGCTGGCGTCCGCCGGCAATGCAGATGATCACCTCGCGGCGGCCATGCTGTATCAGGAGAAGGCGCGAGAGCTGGAGGCCGAGGCTGTCGAATTCGAGACTGCCGTCTCAAAGATCGGCCCCTATGAAGACACCAAGGGATTCCGGAAGAGCGCATTAAAGACCGCAGCGCAACAAAAGCGGTATCGTGCGAAGCAGATGCAAGAGCTCCATGCCGCACATCTGGAGAAAGCGCGCTTCCTGCACGGGACAGCGCAATCTGAATAATCAGCATCGAAAGCAATGGTCGTTCATCCTGAATCCGACTGAGGCTTTCGCCCTCCAGATCTCCTTGTAGCAACCTGCACAACCATCAGAATTGGGAGCTTTGGCCACAGATACGGAGCTGGCGCGGGCTAGGTGATGGTTGGGAAGAACGGTGTTCTTACGCTATCGCCGGGCGGGCCGCCGGCGGCCGCGTCCTCGATAGGATGGGCCATGGCTGAGACCGGGGAGGCGGATGGTCACGGTGGTGCCTTCATCAGGCGCGCTGCCGATGGTAATGGAGCCGCCATGTTCTTCGACGATCTTCTTGACCGTGGCGAGACCCAGACCGATCCCGGTTCGCTTCGTGGTGAAAAACGGCTCGAAGACCTTATCGACGATTTCTGCTGGAATGGGCGCCCCGTCATTCTTGATGAGGATCACATCTTCGACGCCCCGCCCCGCGCGATGTTGGGTGACTTGAATATGGAGATGCCCGCCTGGGCTCATGGCTTCACTCGCGTTCCTGAAAATACTGAGGAAGACCTGCTGGAGCTTGGCTTCGTCGCCGCGGACGGGCGCGATGACGGTCGCATAGTCTTTGGTCACCTGTATCCTGGTGACTTCGAAGTCAGTCGCAACAACCGTTAGGGCACTTTCGATCACTTCAGGGATACGGAGGAGCCGTCGAGTCAGTTTGAGTGGTTTGGCAAAATCCAAAATCTCGTTCAAGATAGCTTCGATACGAATCAGATTGCGCATGGCGTTCTCGACGCGCGTCTGCGGGTCGAAATCGAGGATGCCTTCACCCGTGACTTCTTCCAATTGGGCGCGGATGGAGGCGAGTGGCTCACGCACTTCAGTAGCCAGAAACATGCTGAACTCCCCGATCGCGGCCTGCCGTTCCTGTTTTCTGATCATGGGTTCAGATGGACCTGGAGCTGTTGGGGCTCCGGAGGTTCCGGCCGGCCCAGTGACAGGGGCTTGGCTGGCCGGCGCCGGCGCTTGGAGAAGATCCGCGATCTTCATAATCGTCGGCTCAAGCGAGCGGGCATCGGTCTGTTGGTAGCGACCGGCTTCTTTCGAGGCCAAGGTGATCGTCCCGCCGACCTGTCCGCGGACGAAGAATGGGACAACGAGGGAAGAAAGAAATCGGTCCTTGAACAGATATTTGTGATCGAGAAATCTCCCCTGTGTAGAGGCCAAATCATGATCCACTCGTGGCTTACGATGGCGGACTGCCCAGCCGGACGCTGAGCTGTCGAGCGCGAGGCGGTGGCCCGGTTTCAGATCTTTTTTCCCATCTTTCTGTTCGCTCTTCAGATCGCCGGCCATTCCCAGCACTTCGACATTGCCGGCAAGGGGATCGTAGTGACAGGTCCAGATGCGATCGTAATCGACGTATTGGCGGGCATCCGTCAAGGCGGCAATGATGGTGCTTTGGAGTTCCGGTGTGAGTTGTGACAGTGGAACCGGGAACATGTCTGCGGGAGTGGATGCTGCAGGGACCGGTTCATGCGCGACAAATGGCCGACTGAGCAGGAGATTCATATCGAACAGGTTTTCGCGATCGAGGGCTTTCGTGACCTCCTCGCCGGCCTGCTCCATCAAGGTTTTTTCTTTTTTCACGAACGCGGCGCTTTCTTTTCGTCCAATGACGAGGAAGCCGTACGTCCGGTTACGATGCAGAAGGGGGGCTGCGAGCAACGACTTCGCGCCCGGCGTGATCAAGCGGAGGCGAATGGTGCGCCCGCTTTCTTGCTCACTCGCGGGAGTTGCTGACGCGACGGCAGGGGCTGAAAGCGCGCGGAGGATGGCTTGGATATCGCGGGGCGTGAAGCCTCGTGCGGCATGGCCGACGAGTGGACCCTGGTCGCAATGGAACAGGGCGGCGAGGGCTGCCTCGACCGGCAGGTCGTTGAGCACAGACGTTAAGGTCCGCTGGAGCGTCGTCTCGGGAATCGGCTTGCTGTGCGGAGCTGTGGACGTCATTCGTGAGTCATTAGAGCCAGGCTGGCATTGTAACAATGACAAATGAGCAATTCAATGAGAACTGGTGCCTTGGTTGGTTTGGTTTATTTTGTTTATTTGGTTCGTTCGGTTGATCTGCTTCAACCAAACAAACGAGACAAACCAAATAAACTAAATAACGATCTTATTTCATTCGTCTGGATTGATGATTTTGGGCGGGCGTTGAGGGAACGTCTGACGTTCTGTGTGACGACCGTCAGAGGTCCATGCATTGAGGATCATGGTAACCAGACTAATCACGACCGCACCACCTACGGCAGGCCAGAATCCCGCTACCGAGAATCCGGTGACAAGGTATGAAGTTAATTCCAGCAAGAGCGCGTTGACGACGATGAGAAAGAGCCCCAGCGAGAGGACGATCAAGGGAAGGATCAAGACAAAGAGAAGCGGCCGGACCAAGAGGTTCAGAAATGTGAGCACGAGGACCGCTGCGAGTCCCGCGCTGAACGAATGAACCTCAAGGCCCGGCACAATCATGACGGCCAGAAATACCGCGATGCCCGTAATCAGGACTCGAATGAACGCGGTGCGAATCCCGCCACTCAAAAAATGGTTCTTCACCTCACCTGTAAACTGAAACGGTGGCATCGGGCACCCTACTCAACCGGAACCGGCTCGATGGAAATCGGTACGCGTCTGGCCGTGGAAAAATGAATTTCAGTAGCGAGCAACAGCGGATCGCCTTTTTTGGCCCCCTTTTTCTCGTTCTTTGTGGCAACGATAATCACGCGATCGCCCACCTCAGGCATGGTGGTGCCTTTCGGATTGTGCTGGTCTTTGAATTTGGTCTGCTTGTTGACCTGCAGGTCCACCAGGCCCTTGGATGTTTTGATCTCAATGTGTTTTGCATCAATGGCCATCACGGTGCCGAGCACATGCTGGTCGGCGCCGTGGACGAAACTGGGCGTGGACATGAAGAGGCCGACAACCGCCACCATCAGATATAACCACATGGTAGGTTCTTTCTCCTTCGGTGGTCGACGTATTTGTGACGATGACCGGTGCCGGCTTGCGCAATCGCCGCGTCGTTCTTAAAGCCCGGTCCGCGGATGAACCCGAGTCATTTCGTTCGCCTTGATCCCGCTCTCCACTATACAAAGTCTGTTTTATGATTGCCACCGGGTCAGCCAGACCGAGAGGTACTGTGTGGTCTTGTGAGACGAAACAGCAGTAGTGCAAGGACGGGGAGGTGCATCAGCAAACCGCTTATTCCTATGAGCAATTCGCTGATCCAAAACGCCACACTGAGATTGAAGGCCAGGATGCCATGGTAGAGGCCGACGCCCAGTAGGAGGTGAGGAGTGACCGATGGAGGCGTCGAAAGTGCGGAGAGTCGTCGCTCGATCGGAAAATAGATGGCGAGAGAGATGAGTCCGACGACAATCCACCCCGCATAGTTGGTGAGCGGCACGCCAAAGTGAATGCCTGGATCAGCGTAATGATAAATCTTCCCTAAAAACCAGCGCTCGCCGCGGAGGGCCACGGGATCGATGACCATATCGATTAATGCAAACAAGCAGGCAGTGATCAACAGCACGGGCCAACTGGTTCGTGCTGCGATATCGAAACGCAGTGGCTTGAGCAGCGGTTGAGTGGAAGGCGAGGACTGGTCGATTGGGAGGACGAGACAGAGCGCAACGCAGTAGGCGGCGTACAGCAGAAAACTGAACGAGATCGAAGCCATGATGGGGACGTTGAAGAAGTAGAGTTCCTGGCCCATGGTCGAACCGTTGTAGATGTACCATCCGAAGGGAATGCCGGTACGCGTGGACGAGAATTCACAGATAAGGGCCGTGGCCCAACTGATCAGCCAGAATCGCCAGGTTCTCGGCCAACCGATCAGCTGGATCGCAGCAAACAGGAACGCGGCCAGGAAGAGGAAGACGTAGGGGCGAAAGAGGATGGTTTTCAGGAAGAGGGTGAAAAAGTCCATCGATGGGTAATGGTAAATGGTCAAGGTTGAATTTAAGAGATTCTGAGGAGTCCACCATTAAACATAAACCATTCACCATTCGCAGTTACGCATAGTGATGATCCCGGAACCAACGCACGGCCTTTTCCAGCGCAACCTCCGGTGGTGTCTGGGGGATGCCAAGTTCCCTGATCGCTTTACTGCAGTCGTAGTGCATCTTGTACTTGGCCATCTTCACCCCTTCGAGCGGAATCCGCGGGGGCTGGCCAGTCATGTTAGCGACCCATAGATTCAGATAGGCCAAGGGAAGAATCGCGAGTCGTGGCAGTTTGATCGTGGGCGCCTTCACGCCGCTCAGGCGGCTCAAGATCTCAAGCACCTCACGCAACATCAAGTTCTTGCCGCCCAAAATGTAGCGCTCACCGGTCCGGCCCTTTTCCATCGCGAGCAGATGGCCGGCGGCCACGTCATCGACGTCGACAATATTCAATCCGGTTTCAATATAGGCCGGCATGCGGCCTTTCATGAAATCGACGACGATCTGTCCTGTCGGGGTTGGTTTCACATCGGCTGCGCCGACCGGGGCGCTCGGATTCACGATGACCACCGGCAGCCCGGCCTTCGCGAGCTTCAAGACCTCTTGCTCTGCCAGGTACTTCGATCGTTTGTAATGTCCCGCCATCTGTTCGAGCGAGACGGGCGTCTCCTCCGTACCGAGTCCTCCGCTCGGGGGGAGGCCAATCGCCCCGATGGTGCTGCAGTAGACGATCCGTTCGGTGCCAACGTCCCGGGCCGCCTCCAATAGATTTTTTGTACCGAGGACGTTGACGTCGTAAAAGATCGAAGGATCTTTGGCCCAGAGCGCATAGTGGGCTGCCACGTGGTAGAGCTGGCTGCAACCGGTGAGGGCGCTTCGCAACGAGGCCTGATCACGCAGATCACCCGTGACCAGCTCATGAGGCAATCCCTGTAGATTCTGGAGATCGGATCCGCCGCGGGCAATGACTCGGACGTCGATGCCGCGTCTGACCAGCGCACGTGCGACTGCCCCGCCGACAAATCCGGTTGCGCCGGTGACGAGAGCCTTCATCTTGAGGACGTGAAGCGTGAAGCATGAAGCGTGAAACGTAAGGTGTAGAGAGTTGGTACTGGAGCAGCAAAGAGCTTTCGTTTCACGCCTGACGCCTCACGCCTGACGATCAGTTCTTCCGAGAGGTGATATATCGGGCCAGTTCGCGGAGCGGGTCGGCGGCCGGGCCGAACGGGGAGAGGCGTGTGATCGCACGGGCCACACAGTCGTCCGCCAATTTTCTCGCTCCCTCTGTCCCGTAGAACGTCGGATAGGTTTTCTTCCCTCTTTCCGCGTCGGTATTGGGGTTCTTGCCCAGTTCCTCGCGGGTTCCTGTCACGTTGAGCACATCATCCGCGATCTGGAACGCCAGTCCAACATCTTCGGCATAGCTCGTAAGGTCATCCAGCGGTCGATCCTCTGCGCCGGCGGCAATGGCGCCCATCCGCACCGCCGCGCGGATCAACATGCCGGTTTTATGCTTGTGGATGTTCTGGAGTGTCGGAAGATCGATGTCTTTATTTTCAGCCTGGATATCGAACACCTGACCACCCACCATCCCCACGTTTCCCGAGCCATGCGCCAATTCTTGAATCAACCGCACTTGGCGTGCCGGGTCGCAGCCCTTCATCAGATCCGGACGGCTGCAGAGATCGAATGCCATCGTCAGCAACGCATCGCCTGCCAATATCGCCATCGCGTCGCCGAACACTTTGTGGTTCGTCGGATTCCCACGGCGGAAGTCGTCGTTATCCATTGCGGGCAAGTCGTCGTGAATCAAAGAATAGGTGTGAATCAATTCCAACGAGCAGGCAATCGGCATCAATCCCGGCGCCGGCTGTCCTACCGCTTCTGCCGCGGCGATAGCCAGGATAGGGCGGACGCGCTTTCCTCCCGCCATGAGACTGTATCGCATGCTCTCATGCAGCGTTGTCGGTGGTGTGGTGGAGGTGGGACTGACGGAGTCCAGAAATCGATCGACCTCAACCCTCTTCTGTTCGAGGTAGTCCTTGATATTCATAGGGGTAAGGCTGGGCTCGTCACAACAGGCCCTGAATCCGCTCGGAGCGTAACAAAAGGCCTGGAGGCTGTCAAACAAGAGGGGGAGGGGAACAGCCAGACCATCCTTCTTGCTCGCAGAACGCGCACGATCAGAATGTGCTCGTCCGATGCGCGCAGTGAAGGACAGTCTGGCTGTTCCCCTCAAGGCCAAAGTGGGAAAATTGGAAGGCCTTCGCCCGAGCTAATGGCACGTTCCGGTGTGCCAGTGAGCGGGCGGGTGAGAAAGCTGCGCGCACAGTGGGAGCCCTATGAGACCCCTCTCCTTTGAAAAGAAACGAGCAATCTCAAAGGGCAATAAGGGAGTTTCGACTGGCTCTGTCAAAGCAGGGCGGTGGCTACCTCAGTTGATGTGGTCACAATTTGTGACCACGGCCAGGAGACGGCCGGTGAAAGAATCAATTCATCGAGTTCATCGCAATCTGCGATGAACTCGATGCAGAGCCATGACAGTGCGGTAAATGTCCGGAACCGGTCGCAAATTGCGACCAGTTCACACGGTGGAAGACGGCATTGCCCTTGGGCCTTCACCAAGCACGGTGCTATCATGGCCGCCAACATACTCCCAGGGCATTAAAGTTCGATGGCTGATTCTGATCGCCGGTGGGAATATAAATGTTCCTTCCAAGAGTCCCCAATCTCTCATACAGCTCTTAAGGGGAGTGGCCAAGGCTGCCCTTTACTGCGCGCGTCCAACGAGGGCCTTCCGAGGCCGCGCGTTGCGCGAGCACAGAAGATCATCAGGCCCCATCCCCTCCTCCTCCTTGTTTTCCCGCCGGCTGCTTCGCTATACTTAACTCCATGAGCATCAGAAATCTCGCTGGGACATGGGAGCCGATGCTGCTGGGGATTGAACCCAGGAACTGCAAGGTCTGCAATGAAGGGCTCTATCGCAACA
The nucleotide sequence above comes from Nitrospirota bacterium. Encoded proteins:
- a CDS encoding TonB-dependent receptor plug domain-containing protein, which codes for MRRFLLFLAAVTFGLTFVESAQPHDPDDTELEIPEVTVKGARPVAASSQQFITDKEILLQPQGRPAQILRLIPGFIIAEHSGGAGKADQYFLRGFDADHGTDVAFFIDNMPINLRTHGHGQGYTDLNFIIPETIQGIDVVKGTYHAEFGDFNTAGAVRFKTRDVLQENVVQGSGGQFDTQRYLLMLSPTKDKVRTLFAAEGYYTNGPFENDNRYFRFNLLGKATMNPTVRSEFSITASYNKANWNGSGEIPLRAVTDGTIDRFGAIDPSEGGRTERATGRLQYHYDTPSNGRFFADAYLMYYKFDLWTNFTFFLDDPVNGDGIHQYDQRYMYGGNLGYQQAGELLGIPSAATAGFQVRADSISNIRLGTQTTRVPTGTIVQSAVEEASYSPYVKLELQPLPWMRLVGGIRADYFTFDVTNLCDTCPQQPAGSKASGQVSPKANLILGPWFNTELFVNYGTGFHSNDARSTVAGASTPLARAQGTEVGVRSRPWGPERLELLATFWWLNINSELVFVGDAGTTEARGPTRRYGVEVGARGQVYGPFYVNGSFTWTHAEFKDGLAIPLAPDLTAFTALIMRWPEGLSSQIQMTYLGVRNLTEDRSVKAPSWTVFDLTERYQLPIKLSHGRLEAFMFVQNLFDSTWEGATYAFASRLSGEPAGGVQDVHFVPGNPRFFMGGVAWYF
- a CDS encoding DNA-3-methyladenine glycosylase; this translates as MKTKPRILPRIYFNRPTLMVARSLIGKYLVRAIDGRTLAGKIVEVEAYVGQEDKACHASKGRTQRTDVMFGPGGVAYVYLIYGMYHCLNVVTERDKFPAAVLIRAVEINGALIDGPGRLCRAMQIDRGLNRADLTTGELIWFEDRGELMKRGDVGIHPRIGVDYAGEWAKKPWRFRLRTMTALARTGHRNKQGGAG
- a CDS encoding GAF domain-containing protein — translated: MTSTAPHSKPIPETTLQRTLTSVLNDLPVEAALAALFHCDQGPLVGHAARGFTPRDIQAILRALSAPAVASATPASEQESGRTIRLRLITPGAKSLLAAPLLHRNRTYGFLVIGRKESAAFVKKEKTLMEQAGEEVTKALDRENLFDMNLLLSRPFVAHEPVPAASTPADMFPVPLSQLTPELQSTIIAALTDARQYVDYDRIWTCHYDPLAGNVEVLGMAGDLKSEQKDGKKDLKPGHRLALDSSASGWAVRHRKPRVDHDLASTQGRFLDHKYLFKDRFLSSLVVPFFVRGQVGGTITLASKEAGRYQQTDARSLEPTIMKIADLLQAPAPASQAPVTGPAGTSGAPTAPGPSEPMIRKQERQAAIGEFSMFLATEVREPLASIRAQLEEVTGEGILDFDPQTRVENAMRNLIRIEAILNEILDFAKPLKLTRRLLRIPEVIESALTVVATDFEVTRIQVTKDYATVIAPVRGDEAKLQQVFLSIFRNASEAMSPGGHLHIQVTQHRAGRGVEDVILIKNDGAPIPAEIVDKVFEPFFTTKRTGIGLGLATVKKIVEEHGGSITIGSAPDEGTTVTIRLPGLSHGPSYRGRGRRRPARR
- a CDS encoding phage holin family protein, which codes for MPPFQFTGEVKNHFLSGGIRTAFIRVLITGIAVFLAVMIVPGLEVHSFSAGLAAVLVLTFLNLLVRPLLFVLILPLIVLSLGLFLIVVNALLLELTSYLVTGFSVAGFWPAVGGAVVISLVTMILNAWTSDGRHTERQTFPQRPPKIINPDE
- a CDS encoding carotenoid biosynthesis protein; amino-acid sequence: MDFFTLFLKTILFRPYVFLFLAAFLFAAIQLIGWPRTWRFWLISWATALICEFSSTRTGIPFGWYIYNGSTMGQELYFFNVPIMASISFSFLLYAAYCVALCLVLPIDQSSPSTQPLLKPLRFDIAARTSWPVLLITACLFALIDMVIDPVALRGERWFLGKIYHYADPGIHFGVPLTNYAGWIVVGLISLAIYFPIERRLSALSTPPSVTPHLLLGVGLYHGILAFNLSVAFWISELLIGISGLLMHLPVLALLLFRLTRPHSTSRSG
- a CDS encoding NAD-dependent epimerase/dehydratase family protein, whose amino-acid sequence is MKALVTGATGFVGGAVARALVRRGIDVRVIARGGSDLQNLQGLPHELVTGDLRDQASLRSALTGCSQLYHVAAHYALWAKDPSIFYDVNVLGTKNLLEAARDVGTERIVYCSTIGAIGLPPSGGLGTEETPVSLEQMAGHYKRSKYLAEQEVLKLAKAGLPVVIVNPSAPVGAADVKPTPTGQIVVDFMKGRMPAYIETGLNIVDVDDVAAGHLLAMEKGRTGERYILGGKNLMLREVLEILSRLSGVKAPTIKLPRLAILPLAYLNLWVANMTGQPPRIPLEGVKMAKYKMHYDCSKAIRELGIPQTPPEVALEKAVRWFRDHHYA
- a CDS encoding polyprenyl synthetase family protein, translated to MNIKDYLEQKRVEVDRFLDSVSPTSTTPPTTLHESMRYSLMAGGKRVRPILAIAAAEAVGQPAPGLMPIACSLELIHTYSLIHDDLPAMDNDDFRRGNPTNHKVFGDAMAILAGDALLTMAFDLCSRPDLMKGCDPARQVRLIQELAHGSGNVGMVGGQVFDIQAENKDIDLPTLQNIHKHKTGMLIRAAVRMGAIAAGAEDRPLDDLTSYAEDVGLAFQIADDVLNVTGTREELGKNPNTDAERGKKTYPTFYGTEGARKLADDCVARAITRLSPFGPAADPLRELARYITSRKN